GTTCTTCAATTTCTTAATGAGTGTAGCGTAAGAGTATCCTGGTCCATTCCAACAACGCAAACCATAATGCAATGCAGAGGGTTTAGGTTTCAAATGGTGTGGtcaacaggagcagggaggtcattctgcccctgtactctgcactggttagaccacaccttgagtactgtgttcagtcctgggccccccagtttaggaaggacattgagatgcttgagcatgtccagagaagggcaacgaggctggtgagaggccttgagcacagccctatgaggagaggctgagggagctgggattggttagcctggagaagaggaggctcaggggtgaccttattgctgtctgcaactacctgaggggtggttgtggccaggaggaggttgctctcttctctcaggtggccagcaccagaacgagaggacacagcctcaggctgcaccaggggagatttaggctggaggtgaggagaaagttcttcactgagagagtcattggacactggaatgggctgccccagggaggtggtggagttgccgtccctggggcagttcaaggcaaggttggacgtggcacttggtgccatggtctagccttgagctctgtggtgaagggttggacttgatgatctatgaggtctcttccaaccctgatgatactgtgatactgtgataaacctGGAAGTAGCATGTAACACCCAGCCATGGTTGCAATGGAATTACCTGGATCACTGTGTTTATTATATGCAACAGAAGTTTGCAGGATAAGCACAGCCTCTCTAACAGGCTCTCTAAGATCTAGTTAATATCGCACCCATTCAGTTGTTTGGATCCAGGTGATTAATTTATTGTTGCAAACTTTAAGCAAAGCAGGTGGGTTGAGGATTACATTAAACAGGAGATGAGTCAAAATCAAATATTGGCTGCCCAGCAAATCtaataatttattttaaaacacattTCTAGTCTTCATGAAACTTTAGAAAGCCCAACAATATCTTCAAGCTCCAGAAAGGAAATGATGTACAGGAGCAATGGGGCAGGAAGCTGTTTCAGGAAGTCATAGTTACCTTGGCAGAGACTGAGGACATGTTCCAGAACTTTGGCACCAAAGACTAGAGCAATCTGAAttgtgattaaaaaaaccctgtgaCCCAAAACTAAGAGACAAGACATTTGTAAAAGTCTGAAATTTCTTCCCAACAATCCCATGTTAGTCAGAGACAtcctaaaaaaataaatcaattagAAAAGTCTGTTCAATTTTTTAACAGGTAATATCTTCTACTGAACATCATCTGAAATACTACAAATTACTAATCTTAAGAGTTGGCAGTGACATCCAGGAAGCCAGCCCAGTGAAACAAAACTTTAGTTAAAAACCTGTACATTATGTAGCACACAGCAACCTTTTGTCTCAGCTGAGGAACACTGAAACGGTAGCAATGCTGAACTGAGATCCATTTGGTCCACTTTTCCACATAGACTGGTACTTGATTACATAAAGAATGTGCTGTTTACTCAAGAGTAGGATTAGTAAAACAACTGGGAAAAGTGCTTCAGTTTTgtgttttggggaaaataatAGCATCTCTGACATCAGGCTCACAAAGAGGAGcagtggcctggagcatctctcctgtgatgacaggctgaaagaatcgaggctgttcagcctggagaagagaaggcttgggggaAACTATATTTCAGTATCTGGAGGggacccacaggaaggctgaggaaggactgcttagaagggcttgtagtgataggatgatgTGCaacggtttgaaactggagcagggtagatttaggtttgacaaaaggaggaagttctttacaatgagagtggtaaaatactgtaacagattgtccagagatgtggctgtggccctgtccctgcagacattcaaggtcagacttgatgtcgCCCTGATCAACTTGATCTACTTGAAGATTGACTGCAGGGGGTGGGACAAGATAACCTTTCAGGGTCCCTTGCAACtcgatgcattctgtgattctgtgatgaagagTCCCTGTAGTTCTGCTTCTTACCTTACATAGGTACAGTTAAAGCACTACAATGAAACTGAAGCCAGTCCTCTCCTACAGTGACATGACACTTTTTGACTCGTTTACTTTACAATCCAGCACAATGATAAGTTTTTTTTCTATGTATTGGCTACCTAGTGAGCTATTCCCCATCCTGAATTCCTAGTGTCAATGATTTCTGCTTTGGTATCCAACCTGGAACTTGGCCTTTGGAATATGACACTCTCTTTTCAGACCGTTTAGCTATTTTAGCAAATTGCTGTAATAAAAATACTAGTTCATTCTAAATCAGGATCCCAAATTCAACTTGCAACACTGCCAATGAATCATCAGTGGTAACACTGGACCTGCATGTTGTTTCTGAGGATTTCATGACATgaacaatgtgcccttgtggccaagaaggccaatgggatcctggcgTGTATTAaggagagtgtgtccagcagatgaagggaggttctccttcctctctactctgccctggtgagacttcatcttgaatactgcattcagttttgggctccccagttgaagagggacagggatctgctgaagagggtccagtggagggctacaaggatgattaggggactagagggcactgcctgatgagtagaggctgagggacctggggctgtttagtctggtgaagactgagagggaatttaataaatgtctgtaAACATTTGAGGGCAGGGCAgatcaggagtggggggacaggctctgctcactgctccctgggataggacaaggagcaatgggtgtaagttgcagcacaagaggttccacctcaacacaagagggaacttctttactgtaagggtcacagagcactggcacagagtggttgtggagtctccgtctctggagactttcaaggcctgcctggatgtgttcctttgtcatctgtgctagattgtgtggtcctgctctggcaggggggttggactgaatgatctccttgggtcccttccaacccctaataccctgtgagcctgtgatctggaTTTGCAGaggccttttatttttttttcatgcatgcATACTGAGACCAACATTCAAAATTAAAGCAGAATTACCTTTCAGGAATTACAGCTGAAATGCACAATTCCATTTCATAAtttggaaaaggttgcccagggaggtggtggaatcaccatccctgaaggcatttAAGACATGCATGGACATGGCACCTCAGGACATGGttaaatggccatggtggtctaaGGTTCACAggtgaacttgatgatcttagaggtcttttccaaccaaagcaattctatgttCTTATGACTCTATTACTACTTTTTGGATCAATTGTTGTGGCTGTTTTAACCAACCAAAGTCTGTTAAATcataaaaggagagagaaatagaatcatggaagttAAACCTATATTGGCCACAGACAGCAAGTTCATCTGGCTTGGATGCAGTACTTTTTCTCCTAAAACATTTTGTGAGGTTAGTTAAAAACCCTCAAGCTTATGTGAACATATTTGAAAGAGCATTCCAAAGATTTGGCCATTAAGATACacttttttctcattttttgtTCCAAACATTCCTATATTAATTATGTAGAAGGAAGCTATCACCTTTTTTGGCCCCTTTTTGGGTAAATAGCCCAAATCTGTGCAAACTTGCTTGTCTGTTGGTATATCCTACTGCAAGAGGAAATAGTTGGCTGCTGGTTCTTATTTGCTTTTTTTGCTTTCCAAGCATATAGTTGGTAATTCCTTTTGCAAGTACAAAAATGATCTACACAGCTAAAAATTGTCTGCCTAATCTAACACAGGCTGATATGTAAGAATGATCCAAAGCTTCGCTTACAAGGAAGGGCAATGAGAATGTTTGTAGCAAGCATCTGTCTGATACTGGATGATTAAGCAGCTACTACATGACTACATCAGTAGAGAAGGGGAGGGCAGTGGATGTCATCTGTTTGGACTTTTACACTGTCAGCCACAACATTCTTCTCCCCATGCTGGAGAGATAtagatttgatgggtggactgttcagtggataaggaattgactGGATGTTTCCATCCAGAGGGTAGTGGTCAGTGCCTTGATGATGATGGGTATTTACATATATTCTCATGCCTTTTTGCTTTTCCAGTATTCATACattaattaatattaataaactAATTAAAGAAGCTTATTAGCCAAAGCAATCACATCTTTCATGAAATTTATTTCAGATCAATATTGCTAGATTAATTCAGTTACATACCATGGCACATTTATAATCATTACTGTCATCTTACGATGAAGTGATGGATCATCAACAAAATCCTCCTGAGATTCTTTAATTTCTCCAGGTCTTGATTCATGAAATTCATTCTTAAGTGAGATTTTTTTCATCATCTGAAAAAGTATCTACAATaatggaaggaaaataaaaaggagaataggaaaagaaaaaagagaaaaataaataagggaaaaaaaatggagaaaagtaaaaagaagaagaaaatggaaGAAGAAATTAATATGAAGTACCATGAGATAAATACACTGCTGATATTCTGGACTCTAGTTGTGTAAATATTAGTACATTCCCAAAACAAAGTTATTGTAAGAGATCAGACCATGGTTACATCACCAGGGGCCCTAGAATGTGCTCCGAAGGACAATAAACATCCTGTAATGCACCTAGACAAGTGTGAAATGTTTTAACATACAAAGAAAATGTTCCCAACTCCTGTGTGCAAATTGTTCTTAGAAAGTAAAATGTGTAAGAACCTCTCAACTCACAAATGCTAAACATTGtctttttggttttcatttagGTGCAGGAACACAGTTCATCAGGCATTAACTATGCAGTTAAATGTGCTCAAGCATCCCAAAGCGACGCTGTTAGAAGACAAACTGTCAATTTAACAGTTTTGTTCAAAGCTCAGCACTTACACAGTCTGAAAACTCTGGAAGATTCTCTTCAGAAGTACACATTCAACTCATGTTTTCAGAGTCAGGTAAAGAAAGTCTGCATTAAGAAGTATGCAACTGGGAGAAAAGTTGAATATGAGTAGTAAATGATGTAGCTATAAAAGGGAGCAAGTGACCCTAGGTATTCCCAGGACTCTCTTAAAACATTACATTTGTGCTTTAACAGTGTCTTAGCTTTTAATACTGACTTTTGGCTTGTTGCTCTCCCAGCTAGGTCTacaggagaggaaaggcatAATCATACCTCTTCTTTAGTGGTGCTTCCTTCACACTTAGTGCTAACAACACAAAGTTGTTAGCAAAGATCATACTCCAAGCCAAAAGCAGGATTCAGGTGCTGCTGTAGGcaagattaaaaaaatagatCTTGTAAAATTACTAATattaaatgttttctttctttccatttcacTGAGAAAAGTGAGGATTTTATGTTGTTatatgcatagaatcacagaatggtaaggtttggaagggacctctggagattattgACTCTATTGACTTGTGAAGCCCTCTGATAAAAGCACATCTTTCCTTCTCAGGTGTATGCTTTTAGGAGTGCAAACTTCTCCAGGTCCAGCTTTCTGTTTTGCTTAAACTAGGAACTCAAAATACACTTTCTCTGCTTACTGGTTATTTGGAGATTATGTTACTCTATTTTTCTCTTAAAATGTTCAACTTCAAATAGTTAAACATTCACTGGAGGAGGAAGGTGATTCCAGAATCTAGAAAATTGTGCTTGCTGAGATTTAGGAAATCTAGATTCATATATTTTATTCTGTCCTAGGTGAATGGCCTAACTCTTTCTTTTTGGCCTTGGATTTCTCACTACAGTCCAAGCTCTCACTCCCCTGTGTAGTGAAGGAGTCATTGTGTTTTCTACTGGAAAAAACAGTCACATTCTCAGTTAGTGAGTtagaccagttctgggctcctcaattcaagagagaggttgagatactggaaggtgtccagagaagggtgacaaagctggtgaggggcctggagcacagccctgtgaggagaggctgaggcagctgggggtgtgcagcctgcagaagaggaggctcaggggtgacctcattgctgtctacaagtacccgaagggaggctgtagccaggtggggttggtctcttctgccaggcagccagcaacagaacaagaggacacagtctcaagttgtgctgggggaggtctaggctggatgttaggaggaagttgttggcagagagagtgactggcattggaatgggctgcccagggaggtggtggagtcgccatccctggaggtgttaaagcaaagcctggatgaggcacttagtgccatggtctggttgactggatagcgctgggtgctaggttggcctggatgatcttggaggtctcttccaacctggttgattctatgattctactctattATTTTACTAAAccccttctctctgcctggTTGATCCCATATTCTGTTacttttctgcagactgaaaaaaaaaaatgaaaaaaggtCTCTGCTCTTGGCTGTGTTTTGTGGATTGGAGGGGATATACAACAGTTTATGTTGCCTTGCTATTTGATTTAAAATTGGAGTATTCAAATGCCTCTGTCCCTTATTTCACCTAGTTTTCTCTTGCAGAATATCACTGCTTTTTTGCTGTAATTTCACATAAatattcttcactgagagagtcattggacactggaatgggctgcccggggaggtggtggagtcgccgtccctggggctgttcaaggcaagattggaggtggcacttggtgccatggtctaggcttgagctctgtggtaaagggttggacttgatgatctgtgaggtctcttccaatcctaataatactgtgatactgtgatatttttttAAGCACTGAAATTTCATGCACTTTAGTATGGAAATCACCCATTTCACCTTGACACAAATCTTGACAAAGTAGAAGCAGAATAAATGTCAACATTCCTGGAACATCTTCAAGGAGGTAACTGTGAAACATATCTTTCTAAAGCCTCTTTCAGTTAATTGATTGCTTTAAGCCAGTATCAGCTAGTCAGCTCCCTAAGTTTGTGAGCTTAAGTTCAATTTCCAAGACATGAATTGAAATGCCTtcactagatcatagaatgttccagtgtttcatcaccctcattgtaaagattCCTTTcccaacatctagtttgaatttccccttttccagtttaaactcactacccctcatcctctcatcacaagaccttattgatagtccctccccagccttcacatagtcccccttcagatactgaaaggctacttcaacgtctccttgaagccttctccaggctgaagagccccaactcttgtagcctgtcctcatagcttATCTACAGATATAGACACAGCATAGATAAGCATTTTTAAAGAATTCTGAAGTTAGCACAGTAAAACCTACCAGCTTACCGGCTTCACTCACCTTTCCACCACACTCCATAGTGTGGATGCAATGCTACTTATAAAATGGCACTCCTCCTGTCATAGCTTTTTCTACTCTCATCTTAACTAAAAGAGCTGCATTTGAAAAGCTGAAACTATGGTACTGTAAAGTCTTCCATGAAGTTACAGCTACATTCATACTACAGGTTTGACCACTTCATTCATAAAGGACAACCTGAAGAGGACAATAGAAATCTTTAGGTTTATGAAAAGCTATGCTCATTTTACAAGTGAATGAAGCTTAGGCTTCTAGGTCACTTTACAAAACACAAAATAGGTGCCTTAAAATTTCACTTCCTTTGACCCTGGAGAAGCAATAATGTATAATATCTGAACTCTGGAAGCACATAGCACCAACCATGCACAGGTTTGTGAAAAAGAATTAAGGAAAGTTCCATAACTTCTTATAAAGAGCTAGAGTGAGGCTATCCTTCTGCATTGATGCTGATGCAGTTAAAGGAAATGCTGCTTCCACCCCTCTGGGATAATTTGTTGAAGAATGGTAACACACATGGGCAACTGTTTCATACAAGGTCACTAATGGCATATTGTGATTAACTTAAAAGCAAGAATGCAGATCTTGTGGAACTGAAGACTCCTTCCTCCAAAACCAGTTAGATTCTTTGCAATGAAGATATCCTTTGCTTAAATACATATTCCCACTGTGACTACACACAGCATAACAACCAACATACAGATATCTCACAGCATGTTGTGAGACAGTAAAAGAAATCAATAGCTACAgagatattcatagaatcatagaaccaaccaggttggaagagacctccaagatcatccaggccaacctagcacccagccctggccaatcaaccagaccatggcctcattcaatcttttcttgaacacctccagggacggcaactccaccacctccctgggcagcccattccaatgcaaatcactctctctgccaacaacttcctcctaacatccagcctagatctcccccagcacaacttgagactgtgtccccttgttctgttgctgcttgcctgagagaagagaccaaccccacctggctacagcctcccttcaggtagttgtagacagcaatgagctctgccctgagcctcctcttctgcaggctgcacacccccagctgcctcagcctctcctcacagggatgtgctccaggcccctcaccagctttgtcacccttctctagacaccttccaacacctcaacatctctcttgaattgaggaacccagaactggacacaggtgtggcctgagcagtgctgagcacaggggaaggatACCAAATATTCATACCATGTTCTTGGCAGGTACACAACAATGTTTTTCTAATAATCTTTTCACTTTCTCTGCACAAAGCAAGAATGGCACTCACTCTCACATAGAAGTTACTGAATGATGGCTACACAAAAATTGTGCAGAAATTAATTATGTTTAATTGGGCCTGCTGGTGATTCTTGTAGGCTATGTAGAGGGAGAAAAAGTGCTGTAGGAGACATACAGAAGGActgagaaaaagcaaagcaggctTCCCTATGTTTTTTAGGCTTACACAAACATTGTCCTAATAACAATTGCTTAATACTGTGTGATCCATTATGAAGTGTTCAGTTATTttggaaacacatttttttgGCACAAGGGAGCATTTTCTGAACTGGAATAAAATAGCTTCCTTCTCTGAAGTCATCAAGCTATTCTTGAAACAATTCTGCTTTAAGACCACAACAATACAAATGTTCTAGTCTTACGCAATTAATGTCCTCTATATAAACAGCTGTAAAGGGTTCACCCTCTTGGGGGAGTgctcttgaccctgaccccaggtcctccagcctcctccccaggggtgggtctgacccttactccaggtgtagtgtttagcccactcccacttcctgtccagCCCCctgtaaaaacagaggaactgcaTCTTTTGTGccttcttgccctgcctcccagcaccatcttcctgattcctgctgctctttgctttaCCACCTGGCCATCAGTGCACGGGGTGGAAAAAACACTGCCATCAATCTGCTTGTATATATAtagtatcttgttttcccttccttatacctctttgtaactcccctacctcagataccttttactTATTGTTAAAATGTTCTCTTTTAACTTGCAAATCAAAATGACgctatttatttacatctaattccctttctttggaaaaaaggggggaagaggaaaaggcatcctataaattgttattggttctattaccTATTTTCaagtctctgggaaattcacactagaactgagacaacaGCTCATGACAGAACTATAGTTCTTTAAGCTCCCTTTAAAGAAATTTACgcacttgtttgtttgttgagaACTCAAATTCTCCTTCTGAAAAGTCAAGGAAGAGAACTGGTCCAGCTTGGCAACAACTGATACTTTATCCTTCAGATCCATCAGGTttctaactgaaaaaaaaaatagtctgACTTCAAAAAAGGTTCCCCTCCCACAGATCTTTACTTAAAATCAGATTATCTTGCAAAAATCCCCCATATCTTTTGTACAACATGAAATTAATTTCAGCTTAATTACTGCCATAACATCTGttcatttccccccctcccccatccATCTGTCTTAAGCACTTCAAATGGCATCTTCTGTCAATCAAATTGGTTACATATATCAGGAGTCATCATTAAGACTTAAAAACAAGACCAAGATACAAAGGCATTTAGTTAATTTCATAGCACCATTTTTCAAACTGGAGGAACTACCCTTGCAGGTTTCAGTAGAGCCTGGATGTAAAAAAACCAAGCAGCTCACACCAGTATTCagtcacttagaatcatagaatcaaccaggttggaagagacctccaagatcatccagtccaacctatcccccagccctatccagtcaaccagaccatggcaccaagtgcctcatccagtctcttcttgaagacgtccagggacagtgcctccaccacctccctgggcagcccattccaatggactTAAAGTATCCTACAATTGAGATTGTATTGAAAATGCTaagtggtttttgtttgtttatttgtttggtttttaatgtGTGGGgtggggtgtttgtttgtttgtttgtgtgggatttttctgttgttgtttttttaattagagTTTATATGGAATCAGATTGttaattcatggaatcatagaatcaaccaggttggaagagacctcc
The sequence above is a segment of the Pogoniulus pusillus isolate bPogPus1 chromosome 26, bPogPus1.pri, whole genome shotgun sequence genome. Coding sequences within it:
- the FBXO36 gene encoding F-box only protein 36 gives rise to the protein MMKKISLKNEFHESRPGEIKESQEDFVDDPSLQIQIALVFGAKVLEHVLSLCQGNYDFLKQLPAPLLLYIISFLELEDIVGLSKVS